Part of the Flavobacterium alkalisoli genome is shown below.
TTTGCCGTTTTTTAAAGAATCTTCAAAATAGTCCAGTAATTCTCCTGTGTTCTTTACATCCTTAGGTTCATACGGATTATTAGCAAAATCCAGTTCATCAGTATCTACTACCATTGCTACCCATCCCGGTAACTCGGCAACGTGAGAGGCAAGTCTTCCAAGCGTCATACTCTTAGGATGAGGTTGCCAGTCAAATTTTTCAGGAGGAACCCTGCTAAGCATTTTGCGGGTTGTTAAAGCTTCCTGATTCATTTCTCTTTGTAATAACTTAATTAAATCCATAACTGTTGTGGTTTATTGTTTGACAAGACAAAGTAAACCACGGTTTGTGACAACAGTATGTCAGCAGGATTTTTAAGCTTCAATTTTTTTTGAAATTCTTTCCAAAAGCTTTTTTATATCTTTTTTTAAAGACTGAGGTTCAACTATTTCTGCATGATCCGCAAACATTATAAACCATCTGGCAAAGCCTTCCTCGGGCGATTGCGTTAAAAATGTCATCTCTATACAGTCGTCTACTGCCCTTTCAGAAACAAATCCATAATAATACCTACGTTCCTGTATGTATAATGCTATAGACTTCTCTACTTTTATTACAACTCTTCGCATTGTAAGTGTAGCCCTGGCTTCTTCCTTCATCTCATAATACTCCTTAAGAGAGGTTCGTTCCTGCTGTTGTTCATCGGTAAGGAATATATTTATTACCCTGTCAATTCTAAATTGCCTGTAGCTTTGCCTTAAATGGCAGTAGCCTATAGTATACCAATTCTCATTTTCATGAAATATACCTATTGGTTCTATTTTTCTTTCAGAAGTCTGTTCGTTACCAAAAGCCCTGTATTCCATCTTTACAACGAGCTTGTCAGATACGGCTTTAAGTAGTGTATCCAGTATATTGCCGGGAGGTATATTATTACGCTTTCTCTGGTTTACTATAATCTGATTTTCAAGATTCTCAACAAGGTCTTTTTCTGTTCCTCTTAAAACAGCCTTAACCTTATACATGGCAGAAGAAAAATGATTTTGAAGTGAGGCATCGGTAAACTTTTCCATGAGCTTTTCGGCGGTTAAAAAAGCCATCGCTTCTTCCCTGGAAAACATAACAGGAGGTAATCTATAGCCATCCACTATTGAGTACCCCACCCCTGCTTCACCATAAAGAGGAACACCTGCCTCTTCCAGTGTTCGGATATCGCGGTATACGGTACGAAGGCTTATATCAAACCTGTCGGCCAGATCCTGTGCTTTTACTACTTTTTTAGACTGCAGTTGTATTAGTATTGCAGTTATTCTGTCAAAACGGTTCATTTGATTGGAGATTGATATGCCAAATATACAAATCCCTTAAATAAATAAAGCCCCTTTAATAAGGGGCCTTAAGTAACCTTTGTAATTTATCTAGTTCTGCACAAGCGTTGCATTCGACGTGATTTTTGTATTAAGCAGTCTTGATATAGGGCAGTTGGTTTCAGCTTTTTTAACCAGTTCCTGAAACTGTTCCGTACTTATATCATCAATTCTCGCTATTAATGACAAATGCGACTCTACAATACTCCCGTTTTGAAAGTCGATATCACATTTAGTTTCAATAGAAGCTACATCAAAACCTGCCTCATTTATATAAGCAGTTAACTGCATGGTAAAGCAACCTGCATGGGCAGCCGCTACTAGTTCTTCAGGATTGGTACCATTTCCATCCTCAAAACGGGTTTTAAATGAATATTGTGTGTTATTTAAAACGCCACTCTGGGTACTAATTTTACCGTTTCCTTCTTTTAATGAGCCTTCCCAAACGGCTGTTGCATTTCTCTTCATAAGTAAATTCTTTTTTGTAGTTGTTTTTTAATTCCTTATAAAGTTACTCAATTGTTAAGCAACATATTATGAACTACTTAAATTTAACAAAAGATTAAAATTGTAAGTCGTTACTCATAATCTTCCATCATACTCTGCAGTTTTAGGGTTGTATTCCAATTTCTGGTAGTTGCCCTTACCTTAAGCTTAGACTCTATAAGGTTATTGGAAAGTTTAGTTTCAGATGCTTTAGAAACCAGTTTAAAATATAAAATATCACCTTTCAGTTCTATTATGTCTTCCCCTATAGGAGCATGTTGTAATTTTTTCATATTCTCAACAGATGGCTTTTCCGAAAGGAAAGTTACATACAGCTTTTTAGTTCCTTCCTCTAACTCTCCTTTTTTGGCAAAAGGATTATTAGCTACTGCCTTGTTAACATCGTCTATATCCACTACAAAAACAACCACTTCAAATCCGTATTGTTTTTCAATCATAACTTCAATAGCCGCAGCTATTTTTGATTTAGAAGTTTCATCTGACTCAAAAATCACATTACCACTTTGTATGTACGTTTTCACGTTTTTGTATCCTTCGGCATCCATGAGCTTCCTAAGATCTTCCATCTTTATGATTTTTTTTCCGCTAACATTTATCCCCCTGAAAAGCGCTAAGTATAAAGCCATTATTGTAGTATAAAGAGTTTAATTACAAAAATATTTAAATTTTATAAGCAATAGCTTATTTTTGCCGCATGGGAAGAAAAAGATCAGACAAGATAGTGTTTGACAATGTCAAAGTTCTTGATGCAGGCGCTAAAGGCGTATCGGTAGCTAAAGCTCCCGACGGAAAAGTTATATTTATACCAAACGTGGTTCCTGGTGATGTGGTAGATATTCAGACTTTCAAAAAAAGAAAGTCGTACTACGAGGGAAAAGCCATTAACATTCATGAATATTCTGAACACAGAATAGACCCTGTGTGCAGTCACTTTGGCTCTTGCGGAGGCTGTAAATGGCAAAAAATGAAATACAGCCAGCAGCTTTTCTATAAAAATCAGGAAGTATATAACAACCTTAAGCGTATTGGTAAAATAGAATTGCCTGATTTTGAACCTATATTAGGATCGGAAAAACAGTTCTTTTACCGTAATAAGATGGAATTCTCTTTTTCCAACAGCCGTTGGATGACTGAAGAAGAGATTCAAAGCGGAAAAGAAATTGATAATGCTAATGCCCTGGGATTCCATATTCCTAAAATGTGGGATAAGATTCTTGACATTACCCATTGCAGCCTGCAGGAAGACCCAAGCAATGCCATAAGAAATGAGATAAGGGACTTTGCCAATAAAAACGGACTTACATTCTTTAATCCGCGTAACCACGAAGGGCTTCTTCGTACACTGATGATACGTACTGCCTCTACTGGAGAAATAATGGTACTTATACAGTTTTTTGAAGATGATAAAGAAAAGCGTGAGCTTATACTGGATTTCCTTGCAGAGCGTTTCCCACAAATTACCTCATTACAATATGTAATTAACAGCAAGGCTAACGACACGCTTTACGATCAGGATATTAAACTATATAAAGGGCGTGATTATATACTGGAAGAAATGGAAGGGCTTAAGTTCAGTATTAATGCCAAGTCTTTCTACCAGACTAATTCTGACCAGGCTTTTGAGCTTTATAAGATAACTCGCGAATTTGCCGGACTAACAGGTAACGAATTGGTATACGATTTGTATACAGGTACAGGTACAATTGCTCAGTTTGTTTCTAAAAAGGCTAAAAAGGTTGTTGGTGTTGAAGCCGTACCGGAAGCGATTGCTGATGCTAAGGAAAATGCTAAGCGTAATAATATTACCAACTGCGAGTTTTTTGTAGGAGACATGAAAGTTGTATTCAACGAAGAATTTATCAGTACTCATGGCAAGCCGGATGTAATTATTACCGATCCACCACGCGATGGTATGCATAAAGATGTGGTAGAGCAAATTTTAAAAATTGCACCGGAGAAAGTAGTATATGTAAGCTGTAACTCAGCTACACAGGCACGTGACCTTGCTTTAATGGACGAAAAATATAAAGTTACTCGTGTACGCCCTGTAGATATGTTCCCGCAAACGCATCATGTGGAAAATGTTGTACTTTTGGAAAAACGATAATTTAATATCCGCCTTATCAATATGAAAAAAATAATTACAGGTTCTTTTCTCCTACTCCTAGCAGCCATAGGCTTTTTGAGTTGTGAAAAAGACGATATATGTGCAGAAGGTACTGTTACTACCCCAAATCTGGTGGTTGAGTTTTATGACAAAGACAACCGTACTGTACTAAAAAATGTAACTTATTTTCAATATTTCACAACTGATGGCGATACCCTTCCGAGTTACAAAACATATTTAAATACTAATAAAATATTAGTACCCCTAAGGACTAATAATGAAGAATCGCAATGGGTTTTCAGCTTGGGTAAAAAAGTAAACAGCGATACCATCTATAACAAAGACGCTATTACTTTTAAATACCTGCACAACGAAATTTATGTTTCCAGAGCCTGCGGTTTTAAATCTAATTTTATACTTAACCCAAATATACAGGATGATCCTAACCCACAGGTAGATGATTCTCAGGATGCAGACGGTCTTTGGATACAGGATTATACAATAGAACAGCCTAACATTGAAACCTCAGATGAAGTACATGTCAAAATTTATTTTTAGTGTCGTTTTAATGTTGGTTTTTACATCAGCATTTTCACAACAGGAACAGGATACAATAGTAAACACCCCTTTAAAAAATCAGCGTTATGGCCTTCGTATAGGTGCCGACCTATATACTGCTGCACGCTCTATTTATGACGATAAGTTTCAGGGCTTTGAAATTGTAGGTGATTACAGGCTTTCTCAAAAATTCTTTGCTGCGGCCGAAATAGGAAATACAAAAATTACTGTTGATGACGACCAGTTAAACTTTACCACAAACGGAACCTATCTTAAAGTAGGGTTTGATTATAATACTTACGAGAACTGGCTGGACATGCAAAACATGATCTATGTAGGTATGCGTTATGGGGTAAGCAGTTTTAGCCAAACCCTTAACAGTTACCAGATTTATGATCCGTCAGGATATTATGACCCAACTATAATATATCCTAATCAGGAATACACCGGGTTAAATGCACATTGGCTTGAATTTGTAGCCGGTGTAAAGGCAGAACTGGTAAACAACCTTTTCCTTGGTTTTAGCTTAAGGCTTAAGACACTTATCGTAAACAATAAGCCTGATAACTTTGATAATCTATACATTCCGGGCTTTAACCGAACTTATGAAGGTAGCTTTGGAACCGGATTTAATTATACTGTTTCCTACCTGATACCTATTTACAAAAAAGGTAAAAAATAGTGTTACAGCAACCTAACTTAAAAGCGTAAGTATATACTTGCGCTTTTTTTGTTGTTAGGGGTTATTTTTATAAAATAATTAATACTAAAATGGGGATTTAGCGTTAAATTGCAAGATAATTTTATGCAGAATAACTACCAGAATTATGAATGAAATAAAGATATTATGGGTTGATGATGAAATTGACCTTTTAAAACCACATATACTTTTTCTTGAAAAAAAGAACTATAAAGTTACTACTGCCAATAACGGGCAGGATGCACTTGATCTTTTTGACGAAGAAAACTTCGATATAGTATTCCTTGATGAAAATATGCCCGGACTAAGCGGATTAGAAACGCTTGCCGAAATGAAGGAGAAAAAATCTTCTGTTCCGGTAATTATGATTACCAAAAGTGAAGAAGAATACATTATGGAAGAGGCTATCGGGTCTAAAATTGCCGATTATCTTATAAAACCGGTAAACCCTAACCAGATACTGCTTAGCTTAAAGAAAAACCTTGACATCTCAAGACTGGTATCAGAGAAAACTACACTTGATTACCAAAAAGAGTTCCGTAAAATATCCATGGATCTTTCTATGGTAAACAGTTATGAGGACTGGGTAGACCTTTACAAAAAACTTATCTTCTGGGAAATTGAGCTCGAAAACATTGAAGACCACAGTATGATAGAAATACTGGAATCTCAAAAATTAGAGGCTAATTCACAGTTTGGTAAATTCATAGAGAAAAATTACGAAGACTGGTTTAATCCTAAAGAAGATGACAAACCGGTACTTTCACATAACCTGTTCAGACAACTTGTTGTGCCTGAAATTCAAAAGAAACAACCTATACTTTTTGTTGTGGTTGATAATCTTAGGTATGACCAATGGAAAGCTTTTGAAAGCGTAGTAAACAATCATTACAAGCTTGAAAAAGAAAATGCCTACTATTCCATACTGCCAACTGCCACTCAGTATGCACGTAATGCCATCTTCTCTGGTTTAACACCATTGGAAATGGAGAAGAAATATCCACAATACTGGAAAAATGATGTGGACGATGGCGGTAAAAACCTTTATGAGGCCGAGTTCCTAACCGAACAGCTTCGCCGTTTAGGTCTTAACATCAAACAGGAATATTATAAAATAACCAACTTTAAAGACGGTAAAAAACTTGTAGACAACTTTAAGGGACTTAAAAACAATGACCTTACCACTGTAGTATACAACTTTGTGGATATGCTGTCTCACGCCAAAACCGAAATGGATGTGGTAAAAGAACTGGCAAGTAACGACAAGGCTTACCGCTCGCTTACATTAAGCTGGTTTAAAAATTCTCCGTTACTGGAAATGATACAACAGGCTCAGCAAATGGGCTTTAAGCTTATCCTGACTACAGACCACGGTACCATAAATGTAAAAAACCCTTCTAAAGTTATAGGAGACAGAAACACAAGTCTTAACCTGCGTTATAAAACAGGACGAAGCCTTACTTTTGAAGATCGTGATGTTTATCATGTAAAAGATCCAAAAAGTATACAGCTTCCTGCTGTAAATATGAGCAGTTCTTTTATTTTTGCTAAAAACGATTTATTCCTGGCTTATGTAAACAATTTTAATCATTATGTAAGCTATTACAGAAATACCTACCAGCATGGTGGTATTTCACTGGAAGAAATGATTATTCCGTTTTTAGTGTTTAACCCAAAATAGGTTAATTATATGGAACTGACTTTTTCCCTTGAGGAGATTGATAATGCTGCTAAACAGATACTGGCACATGACATGAAAAAGACTGTGCTGTTTCATGCAGGTATGGGTGTAGGTAAAACAACACTTATTAAAGCTATAGCAAAACAGCTGGGAGTTAAGGACATGACCTCCAGCCCTACTTTTTCTCTGGTAAACGAATATGAAACAGAAAAT
Proteins encoded:
- a CDS encoding DinB family protein, with protein sequence MDLIKLLQREMNQEALTTRKMLSRVPPEKFDWQPHPKSMTLGRLASHVAELPGWVAMVVDTDELDFANNPYEPKDVKNTGELLDYFEDSLKNGKDALNRVNIEQFSEPWTLRNGDQVYSTEPKYDVIRMAHSQVIHHRAQLGVYLRLLNIPIPGSYGPSADDVTF
- a CDS encoding helix-turn-helix transcriptional regulator produces the protein MNRFDRITAILIQLQSKKVVKAQDLADRFDISLRTVYRDIRTLEEAGVPLYGEAGVGYSIVDGYRLPPVMFSREEAMAFLTAEKLMEKFTDASLQNHFSSAMYKVKAVLRGTEKDLVENLENQIIVNQRKRNNIPPGNILDTLLKAVSDKLVVKMEYRAFGNEQTSERKIEPIGIFHENENWYTIGYCHLRQSYRQFRIDRVINIFLTDEQQQERTSLKEYYEMKEEARATLTMRRVVIKVEKSIALYIQERRYYYGFVSERAVDDCIEMTFLTQSPEEGFARWFIMFADHAEIVEPQSLKKDIKKLLERISKKIEA
- a CDS encoding OsmC family protein encodes the protein MKRNATAVWEGSLKEGNGKISTQSGVLNNTQYSFKTRFEDGNGTNPEELVAAAHAGCFTMQLTAYINEAGFDVASIETKCDIDFQNGSIVESHLSLIARIDDISTEQFQELVKKAETNCPISRLLNTKITSNATLVQN
- a CDS encoding DUF1697 domain-containing protein → MALYLALFRGINVSGKKIIKMEDLRKLMDAEGYKNVKTYIQSGNVIFESDETSKSKIAAAIEVMIEKQYGFEVVVFVVDIDDVNKAVANNPFAKKGELEEGTKKLYVTFLSEKPSVENMKKLQHAPIGEDIIELKGDILYFKLVSKASETKLSNNLIESKLKVRATTRNWNTTLKLQSMMEDYE
- the rlmD gene encoding 23S rRNA (uracil(1939)-C(5))-methyltransferase RlmD, which gives rise to MGRKRSDKIVFDNVKVLDAGAKGVSVAKAPDGKVIFIPNVVPGDVVDIQTFKKRKSYYEGKAINIHEYSEHRIDPVCSHFGSCGGCKWQKMKYSQQLFYKNQEVYNNLKRIGKIELPDFEPILGSEKQFFYRNKMEFSFSNSRWMTEEEIQSGKEIDNANALGFHIPKMWDKILDITHCSLQEDPSNAIRNEIRDFANKNGLTFFNPRNHEGLLRTLMIRTASTGEIMVLIQFFEDDKEKRELILDFLAERFPQITSLQYVINSKANDTLYDQDIKLYKGRDYILEEMEGLKFSINAKSFYQTNSDQAFELYKITREFAGLTGNELVYDLYTGTGTIAQFVSKKAKKVVGVEAVPEAIADAKENAKRNNITNCEFFVGDMKVVFNEEFISTHGKPDVIITDPPRDGMHKDVVEQILKIAPEKVVYVSCNSATQARDLALMDEKYKVTRVRPVDMFPQTHHVENVVLLEKR
- a CDS encoding DUF6452 family protein gives rise to the protein MKKIITGSFLLLLAAIGFLSCEKDDICAEGTVTTPNLVVEFYDKDNRTVLKNVTYFQYFTTDGDTLPSYKTYLNTNKILVPLRTNNEESQWVFSLGKKVNSDTIYNKDAITFKYLHNEIYVSRACGFKSNFILNPNIQDDPNPQVDDSQDADGLWIQDYTIEQPNIETSDEVHVKIYF
- a CDS encoding DUF6048 family protein — encoded protein: MSKFIFSVVLMLVFTSAFSQQEQDTIVNTPLKNQRYGLRIGADLYTAARSIYDDKFQGFEIVGDYRLSQKFFAAAEIGNTKITVDDDQLNFTTNGTYLKVGFDYNTYENWLDMQNMIYVGMRYGVSSFSQTLNSYQIYDPSGYYDPTIIYPNQEYTGLNAHWLEFVAGVKAELVNNLFLGFSLRLKTLIVNNKPDNFDNLYIPGFNRTYEGSFGTGFNYTVSYLIPIYKKGKK
- the porX gene encoding T9SS response regulator signal transducer PorX gives rise to the protein MNEIKILWVDDEIDLLKPHILFLEKKNYKVTTANNGQDALDLFDEENFDIVFLDENMPGLSGLETLAEMKEKKSSVPVIMITKSEEEYIMEEAIGSKIADYLIKPVNPNQILLSLKKNLDISRLVSEKTTLDYQKEFRKISMDLSMVNSYEDWVDLYKKLIFWEIELENIEDHSMIEILESQKLEANSQFGKFIEKNYEDWFNPKEDDKPVLSHNLFRQLVVPEIQKKQPILFVVVDNLRYDQWKAFESVVNNHYKLEKENAYYSILPTATQYARNAIFSGLTPLEMEKKYPQYWKNDVDDGGKNLYEAEFLTEQLRRLGLNIKQEYYKITNFKDGKKLVDNFKGLKNNDLTTVVYNFVDMLSHAKTEMDVVKELASNDKAYRSLTLSWFKNSPLLEMIQQAQQMGFKLILTTDHGTINVKNPSKVIGDRNTSLNLRYKTGRSLTFEDRDVYHVKDPKSIQLPAVNMSSSFIFAKNDLFLAYVNNFNHYVSYYRNTYQHGGISLEEMIIPFLVFNPK
- the tsaE gene encoding tRNA (adenosine(37)-N6)-threonylcarbamoyltransferase complex ATPase subunit type 1 TsaE; translated protein: MELTFSLEEIDNAAKQILAHDMKKTVLFHAGMGVGKTTLIKAIAKQLGVKDMTSSPTFSLVNEYETENGDILYHFDLYRLNTEEEAYDMGLDEYFYSGNLCLIEWPEKTPNLIPLDHTTITIKQLPDGKRHLVVK